The following are encoded in a window of Nitrospinota bacterium genomic DNA:
- the purE gene encoding 5-(carboxyamino)imidazole ribonucleotide mutase has product MDVVILFGSDSDRETMQKSADTLDLFGISYEMHVTSAHRSPERTKRLISESEKAGAKIFIAAAGLAAHLAGVVASHTAKPVIGVPMEGGPLKGLDALLATVQMPKGVPVATMAIGSHGAVNAGLTAVRILSLSDKTVAKKLDDYIKKMADEVGR; this is encoded by the coding sequence ATGGACGTGGTGATACTGTTTGGCAGCGATTCCGACAGAGAGACGATGCAAAAGAGCGCCGACACTCTGGACCTTTTTGGGATTTCATATGAAATGCACGTTACCTCGGCGCACCGTTCGCCGGAGAGGACCAAACGGCTTATTTCTGAATCGGAAAAAGCCGGGGCAAAGATATTCATCGCGGCGGCCGGTTTGGCCGCGCACCTGGCGGGTGTAGTCGCCTCGCATACCGCAAAACCTGTTATCGGCGTCCCTATGGAAGGTGGACCGCTAAAAGGGCTGGACGCGCTTCTGGCAACTGTGCAAATGCCGAAAGGGGTTCCCGTCGCTACCATGGCAATAGGCTCTCATGGCGCGGTAAACGCCGGATTGACCGCGGTCAGGATACTTTCCCTTTCGGATAAAACAGTTGCAAAAAAAT
- a CDS encoding ABC transporter permease, with translation MRFPNMRRSHRVWQRNLDVFKSHYLATIVGNIGEPILYLFGIGIGLGAFVREIDGHPYIEFFAPGMLAASAMTAAAFECTFGSYTRMTEQKVYEGILATPIEIEDIVIGEILWGATKSFFSTFAMLLVMMAASIFTSYAQIPMILLNMFVLGVAFSALALAVSAVAWSYEFFNFFFTLFLTPLLLFSGIYFPTSMLPEWFSGIFLIFPTPHSVEINRFLFYGGDGPHLILSAFYLAFFIPVGTGIAISLTRRRLIPRH, from the coding sequence ATGAGATTTCCAAACATGCGCCGCTCGCACCGGGTTTGGCAGAGAAACCTCGACGTTTTTAAAAGCCATTACCTTGCGACAATCGTCGGCAACATCGGCGAACCGATCCTCTATCTGTTCGGCATCGGGATAGGGCTTGGGGCCTTCGTAAGGGAGATTGACGGTCATCCGTACATAGAATTCTTCGCCCCAGGAATGCTCGCCGCAAGCGCCATGACAGCCGCGGCGTTCGAATGCACCTTCGGCTCATATACACGAATGACGGAACAGAAGGTTTATGAAGGGATACTCGCCACTCCTATCGAGATAGAGGATATCGTAATAGGAGAGATACTCTGGGGAGCGACAAAATCGTTTTTTTCCACCTTCGCCATGTTACTGGTGATGATGGCCGCCTCCATTTTTACCTCCTACGCGCAGATACCGATGATCCTGCTCAACATGTTTGTCCTTGGAGTTGCCTTTAGCGCATTGGCTCTCGCTGTTTCAGCAGTTGCGTGGAGTTACGAATTCTTTAATTTCTTTTTCACCCTCTTTCTCACGCCGCTTCTCCTTTTTTCCGGGATCTATTTCCCCACCAGCATGCTCCCTGAATGGTTTTCAGGGATATTCCTCATCTTTCCAACCCCTCATTCGGTGGAGATAAACCGGTTTCTCTTCTACGGCGGAGACGGTCCGCACCTGATCCTCTCGGCGTTTTATCTCGCTTTTTTTATACCTGTCGGCACCGGCATAGCCATCAGCCTCACCAGGCGCAGATTGATCCCCCGGCACTAG
- a CDS encoding ATP-binding cassette domain-containing protein, with the protein MPIVEAIGLKRTFSGLQAVNGIDFAIASGECYGFLGPNGAGKTTTVRMIQGMIPHSGGKLHVLGRDIGKYAGVVKERIGIVSQDDNLDRDLTVIQNLVTYARYFNIPRHDAIARARELLAFLQLEEKTNVKIPALSGGMQRRLAIARALINQPRLLILDEPTTGLDPQARLLIWQRLSSLKKDGLTIILTTHYMEEAERLTDRIAIMDHGTILMEGVPAELIKNEIGKDVIEVTAETGDMEKIVYLLNQLETHHEQHGETVYVYPENASDILSRIMDQSHNKILHRHATLEDLFLRLAGRSLRE; encoded by the coding sequence ATGCCGATAGTTGAAGCAATAGGACTCAAGAGAACATTCAGCGGCCTTCAGGCTGTAAACGGCATTGACTTCGCCATTGCGTCGGGCGAATGCTACGGTTTCCTCGGCCCAAACGGAGCAGGCAAGACCACTACCGTCCGGATGATACAGGGGATGATTCCGCACAGCGGCGGAAAATTGCATGTCCTTGGAAGGGACATCGGAAAATACGCGGGGGTCGTGAAGGAGAGAATCGGCATTGTTTCGCAGGACGACAACCTGGACAGGGATCTGACAGTGATACAGAATCTGGTTACCTATGCGCGCTACTTCAACATCCCCCGGCACGACGCCATAGCCCGCGCCAGGGAGCTTCTCGCTTTTCTCCAGCTTGAAGAGAAGACAAATGTAAAAATCCCCGCCCTCTCCGGCGGAATGCAGAGAAGGCTGGCCATCGCAAGGGCGCTGATAAACCAGCCCCGCCTGCTGATCCTCGACGAGCCGACCACCGGCCTCGACCCGCAGGCAAGACTGCTGATATGGCAGAGGCTCTCCTCTTTAAAAAAAGACGGCCTGACAATAATCTTGACCACCCATTACATGGAAGAGGCGGAGCGACTGACTGACAGGATAGCTATCATGGATCATGGCACGATCCTGATGGAAGGGGTCCCTGCAGAACTTATAAAAAACGAGATAGGAAAAGACGTCATAGAAGTTACCGCTGAAACAGGGGACATGGAAAAGATTGTTTACCTCCTGAACCAGCTGGAAACTCATCATGAACAGCATGGAGAAACGGTATACGTCTACCCCGAAAACGCTTCTGACATCCTCTCGCGTATCATGGATCAGAGCCACAACAAGATACTGCACAGGCACGCGACATTGGAAGATCTCTTTCTGAGGCTTGCAGGAAGGAGCCTCCGCGAATGA
- a CDS encoding YdcF family protein: MSIAETGGRMGTGRRNIFRNSLVAFFAVFLLSLIFHARILNYISSSLVRSDAIESAEAIVVLAGDGQGERMMSAIELYKSGMGKKIVFWGGQLYWKITWAELYMRQLKEGGIPEADLIWSEEKLAEHSTVGEAMVNVRLMEENGIKSFILVTSPYHTSRAGMVYEKQIEGKGMRMYVHPSADSIVKIEDWWKDRQSAKLIYLELNKTIYYLFKN, translated from the coding sequence GTGTCAATTGCGGAAACAGGGGGGAGAATGGGTACGGGGCGAAGAAATATTTTCAGAAATTCACTTGTTGCGTTTTTTGCCGTCTTTTTGCTCTCGCTGATATTTCACGCTCGGATACTTAATTACATTTCTTCATCGCTGGTCCGCTCGGATGCAATAGAGTCGGCAGAAGCGATCGTAGTCCTTGCCGGCGATGGTCAGGGGGAGAGGATGATGTCGGCGATTGAACTATACAAAAGCGGAATGGGGAAGAAGATAGTTTTCTGGGGGGGGCAGCTTTACTGGAAGATAACATGGGCGGAGCTTTATATGAGACAGCTTAAAGAGGGGGGGATCCCCGAAGCCGATTTGATCTGGTCGGAGGAAAAGCTTGCGGAGCACAGCACCGTCGGCGAGGCAATGGTTAACGTGCGCCTTATGGAGGAGAACGGAATTAAATCGTTTATCCTTGTCACCTCCCCTTACCATACCTCCAGGGCGGGGATGGTTTATGAAAAACAGATAGAGGGGAAAGGGATGCGGATGTATGTGCATCCATCCGCTGATTCCATCGTGAAAATTGAAGACTGGTGGAAAGACAGGCAAAGCGCCAAGCTGATCTATCTCGAACTTAACAAGACAATCTATTACCTATTTAAAAACTGA
- a CDS encoding type II secretion system F family protein — translation MPLFTYRARSRAGGTLMKGDISATNINSAADKLLREGFIPSRIEARKRYLFDFFAKNFKSFGSLSPEKLIIFTTQLASLLKAGIPIVQTIDILSEQEDHSYFRQVLSDIKSKIEDGASLNESMREYPLIFPETYTSMVIAGEISGTLDQTLERLVKLLERELETANRIREALRYPKIVAVSIITAIITLMTFVVPKFSAIFTNAKIELPLATKTLITLYDFFHGNWLVIFGASALSIIIFYWLIKNGPWKGKWHYFILKAPVTGAVITRIKFAQFCGILSCLVKSGIPILKAIDLSSNATANKYLETVFVEVGTSVQEGTGMAEPLRKRGGLVPHAVIQMISAGEASGKLDEMLERIAGFFNKEAEREIKNLSAYIEPVMVFILGSIILFIALSIFLPIWDLTKIVHP, via the coding sequence ATGCCATTGTTTACCTATAGAGCGAGATCCAGAGCTGGCGGCACGCTCATGAAGGGGGACATAAGCGCGACAAACATAAATTCCGCCGCCGACAAGTTGTTAAGGGAAGGTTTTATACCTTCCAGGATTGAAGCCAGAAAGAGATACCTTTTCGATTTTTTTGCCAAAAACTTCAAAAGTTTCGGGAGCCTTAGCCCGGAAAAACTGATCATTTTCACTACTCAGCTGGCGTCGCTTCTAAAAGCAGGCATACCGATAGTGCAGACCATTGATATCCTTTCCGAACAGGAGGACCACAGCTATTTCAGGCAGGTTCTATCCGATATCAAATCAAAAATTGAAGATGGAGCATCGCTTAACGAATCAATGCGGGAATACCCGCTGATCTTTCCTGAAACATATACCAGCATGGTTATTGCCGGCGAAATTTCCGGAACACTCGACCAGACGCTCGAAAGGCTTGTAAAACTTCTTGAACGCGAACTTGAAACGGCAAACAGAATACGCGAGGCGCTTAGATATCCCAAGATCGTAGCTGTTTCGATAATAACCGCAATTATTACGCTCATGACATTCGTAGTGCCAAAATTCTCGGCTATTTTTACCAATGCAAAAATAGAACTCCCCCTGGCAACAAAGACGCTCATAACTCTATACGACTTTTTTCACGGGAACTGGCTGGTGATTTTCGGCGCATCCGCCCTATCAATCATTATTTTCTATTGGTTGATCAAGAACGGACCCTGGAAGGGGAAATGGCACTACTTTATTTTAAAAGCGCCCGTTACCGGAGCGGTAATTACACGGATAAAGTTCGCCCAGTTCTGCGGCATTCTTTCATGCCTGGTGAAATCCGGAATACCGATACTGAAGGCTATCGACCTTTCATCAAACGCTACCGCGAATAAATATCTTGAAACCGTTTTCGTAGAGGTCGGCACATCGGTTCAGGAAGGGACGGGGATGGCCGAACCGTTGAGAAAAAGAGGGGGGCTGGTACCTCACGCGGTTATTCAGATGATCTCCGCTGGGGAGGCATCCGGAAAACTCGATGAGATGCTTGAACGGATCGCGGGCTTCTTCAACAAGGAAGCCGAAAGGGAAATCAAGAACCTCTCCGCATATATTGAGCCGGTAATGGTTTTTATTCTAGGGTCGATCATACTTTTTATCGCGCTCTCGATATTTCTCCCGATATGGGATCTGACAAAAATCGTACACCCCTGA
- a CDS encoding class I SAM-dependent methyltransferase codes for MPQDKVFYAGEADKWFERNKKSLAEKGKGAVDFPIEMIKTHGLKPENVLEIGCSNGWRLGRIHDEVGSRCVGIEPSEAAITDGKKSFPAVEFRRGVISELPVKEDETFDLVIVNYVLHWVSREFLMKALYEIDRTVKDGGRLIIGDFLPDSSVKTPYHHLPKEKVYTFKLDYPSIFISTGMYEEVDKVIYAHGEECGLGMEIPSNVRSSCCMLKKSLGEFYKEIGLNF; via the coding sequence ATGCCCCAGGACAAAGTTTTTTATGCCGGCGAGGCTGACAAGTGGTTCGAAAGGAACAAAAAGAGTCTTGCCGAGAAGGGGAAAGGGGCCGTAGACTTTCCGATCGAGATGATAAAAACTCACGGGTTAAAACCTGAGAACGTGCTGGAGATTGGATGCAGTAACGGGTGGAGACTTGGCAGAATACACGATGAGGTCGGCTCTCGCTGTGTCGGCATCGAACCTTCTGAAGCAGCTATTACCGATGGGAAAAAGAGCTTCCCCGCGGTGGAATTCAGAAGAGGCGTTATCTCGGAGCTACCCGTTAAGGAAGATGAAACCTTCGACCTTGTGATAGTGAATTATGTGCTTCACTGGGTATCAAGAGAATTCCTCATGAAAGCGCTTTACGAAATAGACAGGACAGTGAAAGATGGCGGTCGCCTGATAATCGGTGATTTCCTGCCAGACAGTTCCGTAAAAACTCCCTACCACCATCTGCCGAAAGAAAAAGTTTATACGTTTAAACTCGATTACCCCTCGATCTTTATTTCGACGGGCATGTACGAAGAAGTCGACAAGGTGATATATGCTCACGGAGAGGAATGCGGCCTGGGGATGGAAATCCCTTCCAATGTTCGCAGCAGCTGTTGCATGTTAAAAAAGTCACTCGGAGAGTTTTACAAGGAAATCGGCTTGAACTTTTGA
- a CDS encoding ATPase, T2SS/T4P/T4SS family, protein MAVWKKKKLGDILMETGAISPEQRHAILERLENSGERFGEAVISLGILTEEEIISTLAKQLEIRVIDLEGVEPDKKLLDLLPESLARRHSVVPVKMNGNSIIIAMSDPLNIPAIDELSAKLNSKVSVSISPKSQIERFITKNYGISGTVMDAMHSVDPLLPGEISPISQGETSQNNAAGMAPVAALLDAIIRQAVDERASDIHLEPDENSLNIRNRIDGVLFPTGEIPKKLQSLLISRVKVVSRLDISESRMPQDGRFMATINGKDVEFRVSTFPTIYGENVVIRILRKDATLTTLIQTGLTGSSLEKTLKLTGTPHGMVIVTGPTGSGKTTTLYAILNELNDISRNIVTIEDPVEYRLPGVRQSQINIKAGLDFANSLRSILRQDPDMIMVGEIRDRSTAEIAVQAAMTGHMVLTTLHTNDAASAVVRLIDLGIEPYLISSSLAGVIGQRLVRKICEKCKIKKSCKNGEEASPENESAPSFYGRGCLVCNKSGFAGRTGIFEILMMDDGLSEIVSRCVGVAEIRKFLFNNQRMETMKMDGMQKVNRGITTEDEILRVTSDIQCAIR, encoded by the coding sequence GTGGCGGTTTGGAAAAAAAAGAAACTGGGTGACATTCTCATGGAAACCGGCGCAATCTCACCCGAACAGAGGCACGCGATCCTTGAACGGCTGGAAAATTCAGGCGAAAGATTCGGTGAAGCGGTAATTTCCCTTGGCATCCTGACCGAAGAGGAGATCATCTCCACCCTGGCAAAACAGCTGGAAATTCGAGTGATCGACCTTGAAGGGGTTGAACCTGATAAAAAACTGTTAGACCTTCTGCCTGAAAGCCTTGCACGGAGGCACTCCGTTGTTCCTGTGAAGATGAATGGGAATTCCATTATCATCGCGATGTCGGATCCTTTAAATATCCCGGCGATCGACGAACTCTCCGCTAAACTCAATTCAAAAGTTTCCGTCTCCATTTCGCCCAAGAGCCAGATAGAAAGATTCATAACAAAAAATTACGGCATTTCCGGCACGGTCATGGATGCGATGCACTCGGTTGATCCTCTCCTGCCTGGCGAAATATCCCCGATATCGCAGGGAGAAACCTCCCAAAATAATGCTGCAGGAATGGCTCCGGTAGCCGCCCTGCTGGATGCCATTATCCGCCAAGCTGTCGATGAAAGGGCAAGCGATATCCATCTTGAGCCTGATGAAAATTCACTGAATATCCGAAACAGGATCGACGGTGTCCTTTTTCCAACAGGGGAGATCCCTAAAAAACTCCAATCTCTCCTGATAAGCCGGGTAAAGGTCGTGTCACGCCTTGATATTTCAGAATCGCGAATGCCTCAGGACGGCAGATTCATGGCTACTATTAATGGGAAAGATGTTGAATTCCGCGTTTCAACATTCCCGACAATATACGGTGAGAATGTGGTTATCCGAATTTTGCGCAAGGATGCAACACTGACCACGTTGATACAAACCGGGCTTACCGGTTCATCCCTTGAGAAAACATTAAAACTTACAGGGACACCGCACGGGATGGTAATAGTTACCGGGCCGACAGGTTCCGGCAAGACAACAACCTTGTACGCCATTCTGAATGAACTAAACGACATTAGCAGGAATATCGTCACTATCGAGGATCCTGTGGAGTACCGGCTCCCCGGCGTGCGCCAATCCCAGATCAATATCAAAGCAGGGCTTGATTTCGCCAACTCTCTCCGCTCAATACTTCGCCAGGACCCTGATATGATAATGGTCGGGGAAATACGAGATAGAAGCACGGCCGAGATCGCCGTTCAGGCGGCAATGACTGGTCATATGGTACTCACCACGCTCCACACGAACGATGCGGCAAGCGCGGTAGTGCGGCTGATCGACCTCGGCATTGAACCGTATCTGATCTCCTCCTCACTTGCCGGGGTAATTGGCCAGCGCCTTGTAAGGAAAATTTGCGAGAAATGTAAGATTAAAAAATCCTGCAAAAACGGTGAGGAGGCTTCGCCTGAGAATGAAAGCGCTCCCTCCTTTTATGGTCGCGGTTGCTTGGTTTGCAATAAAAGCGGATTCGCAGGGAGGACCGGGATATTCGAAATTCTGATGATGGACGATGGCTTGAGCGAAATCGTATCCCGGTGCGTTGGCGTGGCTGAGATAAGAAAATTCCTCTTCAATAACCAGCGGATGGAAACGATGAAAATGGACGGGATGCAGAAGGTAAACCGTGGCATTACGACTGAAGATGAGATCCTGCGGGTAACTTCCGATATCCAATGCGCAATTCGATAA
- a CDS encoding PHP domain-containing protein: MAKIVADLHLHSNCSDGLNTPEEISELVENKAVKVFSLTDHDSVAGHSAFDRFTNGEFIPGIELTSTIEGTELHILGYFIDSANKELLEVLDKIAIKRKSRLLSIIERLSANSDFDIDKDEVIAEIGSGSYNRLNLARFFLKKGFAMSLDECFSRYLGESGSYYEAVDFFTSGEAIKLIHNSGGLAFLAHPCVGSAHMYIPRLVEEGLNGIEVYHPSHSAENVRFCLDIAAKYSLGICGGSDFHGTENSKRQIKSFGLDEEQLDNFLSMNPGRDLVRY, encoded by the coding sequence ATGGCAAAAATCGTTGCAGATTTGCATTTGCACTCAAATTGTTCCGATGGGTTGAATACACCTGAGGAAATATCTGAACTGGTTGAAAACAAGGCTGTTAAGGTATTTTCTTTGACCGATCACGATTCAGTTGCGGGCCATTCGGCTTTCGACAGGTTCACAAATGGAGAGTTTATTCCCGGCATTGAATTGACATCCACCATTGAAGGGACTGAATTACACATATTGGGATATTTTATCGATTCAGCCAACAAGGAATTGCTGGAAGTTCTTGATAAAATTGCTATAAAGCGTAAATCAAGGCTTTTAAGCATTATTGAAAGGCTGAGTGCGAATTCGGATTTTGATATCGACAAGGATGAAGTGATCGCTGAGATAGGTAGCGGCTCATATAACCGCTTGAATCTCGCCAGATTCTTTCTGAAAAAAGGTTTCGCGATGAGTCTTGATGAGTGCTTCTCCCGTTATCTTGGCGAATCCGGCAGTTATTACGAGGCTGTTGATTTTTTTACATCGGGCGAGGCTATAAAACTGATCCACAACAGCGGCGGATTGGCTTTTCTTGCTCACCCCTGCGTCGGAAGCGCCCATATGTATATACCAAGGCTTGTTGAAGAGGGGCTGAACGGTATTGAGGTATACCACCCTTCGCATTCGGCGGAAAATGTCCGGTTCTGTCTCGATATCGCGGCGAAGTACTCGCTTGGGATTTGCGGCGGCAGCGACTTTCACGGAACCGAGAATTCAAAGAGGCAAATAAAGTCGTTTGGACTGGATGAAGAGCAACTTGATAATTTTTTATCAATGAATCCCGGCAGGGATTTGGTTCGTTATTAG
- a CDS encoding DUF507 family protein, giving the protein MKLRKEVVHYLSKKIIEHLEEKEIIEYDCDFDSAVSIVESSIVNDLMVEDKLNEEVKEILREQENQIDENNINYRKVFQMVKNKLARERGLIL; this is encoded by the coding sequence ATGAAATTGCGTAAGGAAGTGGTTCATTATCTTTCAAAGAAGATTATTGAGCATCTTGAGGAAAAGGAGATAATCGAATACGATTGCGATTTTGACAGCGCCGTTTCGATAGTCGAGTCATCAATCGTGAACGATCTGATGGTTGAGGACAAGCTCAACGAAGAGGTGAAGGAGATTCTCCGCGAGCAGGAGAACCAGATAGACGAAAACAACATTAATTACCGCAAGGTATTTCAGATGGTGAAAAACAAGCTTGCGCGCGAGAGAGGATTGATACTGTGA
- a CDS encoding DUF507 family protein has protein sequence MNLTREKINQLSKVILQTLLKDERIEYFVDENDMRLGIVKVLTDELNVEEEIDQAVRKAIGSYGRDIREGTEEWDIVYQRHYAEQTKKRRGLDQG, from the coding sequence GTGAATCTGACAAGAGAAAAAATAAACCAGTTGTCCAAGGTGATTCTGCAGACCCTGCTCAAGGACGAAAGGATCGAATATTTTGTAGATGAGAACGATATGAGGCTCGGCATTGTGAAGGTCCTCACCGACGAGCTGAATGTAGAGGAAGAGATCGATCAGGCGGTAAGGAAAGCCATCGGATCATACGGCAGGGATATCCGCGAAGGTACCGAAGAGTGGGACATCGTCTACCAGCGCCACTATGCCGAACAGACAAAGAAAAGGCGCGGTCTGGATCAGGGATAA
- the lpdA gene encoding dihydrolipoyl dehydrogenase: protein MENEIIRAEIAVIGAGPGGGIVAEKTAGKGLKTFLIDKGSLGGSCLNRGCVPSKSWLAAEHLYRQKEFAKKIGINLTAPDFSGIKAHHEEVVSVMQKGLNSTYQKMGITMLAGNAVFTSEKTLSINNGQTILEFENAVIATGSRPINPFGNGDGIYTSDTIFTIEKLPESIAIIGGGAIGMEMATFFSGVGTNVTVIEALEDILPTVDGEIRAVVKRELKKKGVTFLTATKASKVSRHRDSMRIDLENGETVNSEILLVAIGRIPESGSLGLENTEVSTDKDGYIITDQAMRTSQKGIYAIGDVAGKTNLAYIAHHEGIVAARDILGSRGLAIMDARPVRIDHFTLPIIIFTNPEVGFVGKTEEDLKREGNPYNRGVHFIRALARAHASGEIAGLVKILTDDSGRIVGIHMAGPGATEIVHTAAVAIKAEMTAEAMANTIFGHPTIAEAIPLAAASLLEAKK, encoded by the coding sequence ATGGAAAATGAAATAATCAGGGCCGAGATTGCCGTTATCGGCGCAGGTCCCGGAGGCGGCATAGTCGCCGAAAAGACCGCCGGCAAAGGCCTGAAAACTTTCCTTATAGACAAGGGGAGTCTCGGAGGCTCCTGCCTGAACCGGGGCTGCGTTCCGTCGAAATCTTGGCTTGCCGCAGAACATCTTTACAGGCAGAAAGAATTCGCAAAAAAGATCGGCATAAACCTCACCGCTCCTGATTTCAGCGGCATCAAGGCGCACCATGAAGAAGTGGTTTCAGTAATGCAAAAAGGGCTGAACTCAACATACCAAAAAATGGGCATAACGATGCTTGCCGGAAACGCTGTTTTTACTTCAGAGAAAACCTTATCAATTAATAACGGGCAAACGATTCTTGAATTTGAAAACGCGGTTATCGCCACAGGGAGCAGACCGATAAATCCTTTCGGCAATGGAGACGGGATTTACACTTCCGATACCATCTTCACAATTGAAAAACTGCCGGAATCGATTGCCATCATCGGCGGCGGAGCCATTGGGATGGAGATGGCGACCTTCTTTTCCGGAGTCGGTACAAATGTCACGGTAATCGAAGCGCTTGAGGACATCCTGCCAACTGTTGACGGCGAAATAAGGGCGGTTGTCAAAAGGGAGCTTAAGAAAAAAGGGGTGACATTCTTAACTGCCACAAAAGCTTCTAAAGTTTCCCGCCACAGAGATTCCATGCGCATTGATCTGGAAAACGGTGAAACTGTCAATTCCGAAATTCTTCTGGTCGCAATTGGGAGAATACCGGAATCGGGGAGCCTTGGGCTTGAGAATACAGAAGTCTCCACAGACAAGGATGGGTATATCATTACCGACCAGGCAATGCGCACATCCCAAAAAGGGATCTACGCAATCGGCGATGTGGCAGGAAAAACCAACCTGGCATACATCGCCCATCACGAGGGGATTGTCGCCGCCCGCGACATACTCGGTAGCAGGGGGCTGGCAATAATGGACGCTAGACCGGTCAGGATAGATCACTTCACCCTTCCGATAATAATCTTTACGAATCCCGAAGTTGGATTTGTCGGGAAAACCGAAGAGGATTTAAAGAGGGAAGGAAATCCCTACAACAGAGGAGTTCATTTCATCCGCGCTCTTGCCCGAGCCCACGCTTCTGGGGAAATTGCCGGACTGGTAAAAATATTGACCGATGATTCGGGGAGAATAGTAGGAATTCATATGGCCGGCCCTGGTGCGACTGAGATCGTTCACACTGCCGCAGTGGCGATCAAAGCTGAAATGACGGCTGAGGCGATGGCAAACACGATTTTCGGACATCCGACGATAGCAGAGGCGATCCCACTTGCGGCGGCATCCCTTCTCGAAGCGAAAAAATAG
- a CDS encoding L,D-transpeptidase family protein: MFDNLKRDIFVLRTNVRVAYTNFALKQSFRTRPVIPKKVVTGTLSLLIVVTLTFFTWSNRTLIGNSAVFVWDTAKSTAVFTLDTAKTTAVFVSNSAKSTAAYVSEKSALIYDTVKNTAQSSYETTANFVTTTDLFIGESMASIQESFESKKPVVIEKQETVAKPEPEKELEKLAIAPEPPAAPLLEKYAVAVDKKNRKLHILREFQEHFEVVNSFDVSLGKNTGRKETQGDLKTPVGLYHVTEIITKDLDKIYGPRAFVLNYPNMYDRKKGRTGGGIWLHGTGIGERTPDTRGCVELTDKNIVDLDQWVFKDTTVAIFPEDMGVPFENGRLQKHYLTETFFYEGDMPAFKPVASKTAPSTSQVN; the protein is encoded by the coding sequence ATGTTTGATAACCTGAAAAGGGATATCTTTGTACTCAGGACCAATGTAAGGGTCGCGTACACCAACTTTGCGTTAAAGCAGTCCTTCCGAACACGTCCTGTAATACCGAAAAAAGTGGTTACAGGCACCCTTTCGCTGTTGATTGTCGTTACACTGACCTTCTTTACATGGAGCAATCGCACATTGATTGGGAACTCCGCCGTATTTGTATGGGACACGGCAAAATCAACCGCTGTATTTACATTGGACACGGCAAAGACCACTGCCGTATTTGTATCGAACTCGGCGAAGTCAACTGCCGCCTATGTATCCGAAAAAAGCGCCCTCATATACGATACCGTAAAAAATACAGCTCAAAGCTCATACGAAACTACCGCCAACTTTGTAACAACCACAGATCTGTTCATCGGCGAATCGATGGCGTCGATCCAAGAATCGTTTGAATCAAAAAAACCCGTCGTCATTGAGAAACAGGAGACCGTTGCCAAGCCGGAGCCTGAAAAGGAACTGGAAAAACTGGCAATCGCTCCCGAGCCGCCGGCCGCTCCGCTACTGGAGAAGTACGCTGTTGCCGTAGATAAAAAGAACAGAAAACTCCACATCCTACGGGAGTTCCAGGAACATTTTGAGGTGGTGAACAGTTTTGATGTCTCCCTTGGCAAAAATACCGGCAGGAAAGAGACGCAGGGCGACTTAAAAACCCCTGTGGGCCTTTATCATGTGACGGAAATAATCACGAAAGACCTTGATAAGATTTACGGACCTCGAGCCTTCGTACTGAACTACCCTAACATGTACGACAGGAAGAAGGGGCGCACAGGAGGCGGTATATGGCTCCACGGCACTGGAATAGGCGAGCGTACACCAGATACAAGAGGGTGCGTGGAATTGACCGACAAAAACATAGTTGACCTTGATCAGTGGGTTTTTAAAGATACTACCGTAGCTATATTCCCGGAAGATATGGGCGTTCCATTTGAAAACGGAAGGTTGCAGAAACACTATCTGACGGAGACATTCTTCTACGAGGGGGATATGCCCGCATTCAAGCCTGTTGCATCCAAGACCGCCCCAAGTACCAGCCAGGTCAATTGA